The region GTGGTCGTCCACTACCCCTATCGGGGTAGTAATCCGCCACAGCCGACGATGCGGGGCTGGGTCAGTGGTGCCAGGGGAGTTGGTGGGGGTGGGGCGGGCGGGGTTCGGTGAGCAGGTTGGTCAGTAGGGCGGCGAGTCCGGTTGGGTGGACCGTGTCGCGGGTGGAGGCAAGTTCGGGTACGGGCCACCACCGGTGCCCCACGTGGACCGTCAGCTCATACCCGGCCATTCCGCTCACGTCGACCTCGTGCGAGTCGACCCGCAGGCGGAAGAAGTCGTCGCGGAAGTTGCCGGCGGCCCAGCCGAGGTCGGCGTACCCGCTGGTGTAGGCGACCGGATCGCCGAGCTGGTCCGGGTGGACGGCGAGCCCGACCTCCTCCCGGAGTTCGCGGGCCGCCGCCTGCGCCAGCGACTCGCCCTCGTCGACGCCGCCACCGGGCACGCTCCACGAGTAGCCGAGACCGGGGTTGTCGGGGTCGCTCAGGTATTGCAGGAGCAGGACCCGATCGGCACCGTCGAGCAGCAGCACCCGCGCCGCCCGCCGCCGGTACGTTGCCTCGTCGGTCATCGGCCCAGGTTACCGACCTGGCAACACGGTCCAGAAGGGGAAACTACCTGGAGGTGACGACCTGCACCACGGTCAGCGCGATCGGCAGCAGTAGCGTGGTGGCGGCCCGTCCGATGTAGCCGAAGGAGAACGGCGCGGGCTCCGTAGTCACGATGACCTGGCGCAGCCGCAGCGCCA is a window of Micromonospora sp. NBC_01699 DNA encoding:
- a CDS encoding NUDIX hydrolase, with translation MTDEATYRRRAARVLLLDGADRVLLLQYLSDPDNPGLGYSWSVPGGGVDEGESLAQAAARELREEVGLAVHPDQLGDPVAYTSGYADLGWAAGNFRDDFFRLRVDSHEVDVSGMAGYELTVHVGHRWWPVPELASTRDTVHPTGLAALLTNLLTEPRPPHPHQLPWHH